TTCGGCTCTTTTTTTTACCATGATCCTCCGGCTCCACCGCCGCCAAAGCCTCCACCTCCAAATCCACCAAAACCACCACCGCCGAAGCCTCCTCCAAATCCTCCACCGAAGGAACCTCGGCCTGATGAAAAGTTCTCCCACGAACCTCCATGTCTTTGTGACATAGAGCCCATCATAGCCATAAGAGTCCAGATTGGAATATCATGCCCTATTGAAGAGCTTTGGATATTTTTGGCACGTGTAACAATAGAAATGATTATTATTATGAATATGATTATAAAAAATGCACCTATTGCAATAGCAACAGAACCTGTCTGTTCGATATATTCATCAGCTGTATATTCACCACGTGTAAGATCCATTATGACAGCAACAGCAGACAGTAACCCGGCATGATAGTCCCCGTTCTTGAACTGGGGAATCATTTCGTTATCAACTATCCTTCGTGCAATGGCATCAGGAACTGCACCTTCAAGACCGTATCCGGTAGCTATAAAAGCCTCTCCCCTTTCACCTACTGAGGGCGGTTTAACTGCAATTACGATACCGTTGTCATTGTCACTTTGTCCTACTCCCCATGAATGTCCAAGTTCGACTGCAAAGTCACCTATTGGATATCCATCAAGAGAACTTACTGTGACG
The genomic region above belongs to Xiashengella succiniciproducens and contains:
- a CDS encoding TPM domain-containing protein, with product MKRILFSILFAVCTFGALSANVIPPKPEPPRLVNDYANILDASAERQLEETLAKFARETSTQVVIVTVSSLDGYPIGDFAVELGHSWGVGQSDNDNGIVIAVKPPSVGERGEAFIATGYGLEGAVPDAIARRIVDNEMIPQFKNGDYHAGLLSAVAVIMDLTRGEYTADEYIEQTGSVAIAIGAFFIIIFIIIIISIVTRAKNIQSSSIGHDIPIWTLMAMMGSMSQRHGGSWENFSSGRGSFGGGFGGGFGGGGFGGFGGGGFGGGGAGGSW